Proteins encoded in a region of the Cydia splendana chromosome 19, ilCydSple1.2, whole genome shotgun sequence genome:
- the LOC134800094 gene encoding uncharacterized protein LOC134800094, translated as MYRIAVVIALLEVVGGAPSPLRVTINCGLHESDSSILHSISRSKLAQNKGTFDVNSFCDLIHNAIPKAVQDGRFIVADQDDMDQEGYGDTQSPIAIAPPKGYIPKLGLSRINRPKLRIPAIKVPRLDLALNKPIKPPVLGSPMIFKTYRDSYEEPTSAEKMEQFKKGVQKMLHFVKILGQVDQYLTERTKIVIEKLSKTFAE; from the exons ATGTATCGAATAGCGGTTGTTATTGCTTTATTGGAG GTGGTAGGCGGAGCGCCGTCGCCTCTACGGGTTACCATTAATTGTGGATTACATGAAAGT GACTCATCGATCCTCCATTCTATCTCAAGAAGTAAATTAGCACAGAACAAGGGGACTTTTGACGTCAACTCATTCTGCGACCTCATCCACAATGCCATCCCAAAGGCAGTACAAGACGGCAGATTCATCGTGGCGGATCAAGATGACATGGACCAAGAAGGATATGGTGATACACAATCGCCCATAGCCATAGCCCCGCCTAAGGGCTACATACCAAAGCTAGGTTTGTCCAGAATCAACAGACCAAAACTAAGAATCCCGGCAATAAAAGTTCCACGACTAGACTTAGCACTTAATAAGCCGATAAAACCACCAGTGTTAGGATCACCGATGATCTTCAAAACATACAGGGATTCTTACGAAGAACCAACGAGCGCCGAAAAGATGGAGCAGTTCAAGAAAGGTGTCCAGAAAATGTTGCATTTCGTGAAAATCCTTGGGCAAGTTGACCAGTATTTGACGGAAAGGACTAAGATCGTAATAGAGAAGCTATCGAAAACATTTGCAGAATAG